A portion of the Tenacibaculum todarodis genome contains these proteins:
- a CDS encoding phage tail sheath family protein: MGKTFKTPGVFIEEVPAFSSSVAQVLTSIPVFIGYTERAENGINKPIKITSYGDYISLFGDAFKSKFDILKPNEDETRPLVSLNGEDYVIDYKENNKAFMNPCIKLFYENGGGACYIVSVGTYQDKDHVKIDLDELLGTHTEGGLKTLRNQPEPTIIVIPDAVNLENDSFKLYKSVLKQCAEIQSRFTIVDIYNGYKNRIDSEIDIITNFREKIGTENLSYGAVYYPWLQAIVVQKTTITFQNINLQLTEIVHLLPEASAKTVITTYLESEDFSQENNANLHASLIINSPTYNTIIDSMHLLLNRLPPSAAMAGIYTRVDNDRGVWNAPANVNVSSVLKPVVHITSDEQQDLNVSFDGKSINAIRAFPGNGILVWGARTLDGNSNDWRYINVRRTIIMIEQSIKLALKAYAFEPNNLNTWNSVKSMINNYLTIMWRNGALAGTKPEDAFSVIIGLGNTMTSTDILEGRMLVTVMLAIVRPAEFILVRFEQKTQEA, from the coding sequence ATGGGAAAAACATTTAAAACTCCGGGCGTATTTATTGAAGAAGTACCTGCTTTTTCTAGTTCTGTGGCACAAGTTTTAACTTCTATACCAGTTTTTATTGGTTATACAGAAAGGGCCGAAAACGGTATAAATAAACCTATAAAAATTACTTCTTATGGAGATTATATTAGCTTATTTGGAGATGCTTTTAAATCGAAATTCGACATATTAAAACCAAATGAAGACGAAACAAGACCACTTGTCAGCTTAAATGGTGAAGATTATGTTATTGATTATAAGGAAAATAATAAAGCATTTATGAATCCTTGCATCAAACTGTTTTATGAAAATGGAGGCGGAGCATGCTACATTGTTTCCGTAGGAACTTACCAAGACAAAGATCATGTTAAAATTGATCTTGACGAATTACTTGGCACACATACTGAAGGTGGACTTAAAACTTTACGTAACCAACCAGAACCAACTATAATTGTAATTCCTGATGCTGTAAATTTAGAAAATGATAGTTTTAAACTCTATAAAAGCGTTTTAAAACAATGTGCAGAAATACAAAGTAGATTTACAATTGTAGATATTTACAATGGTTATAAAAACAGAATAGATTCAGAAATTGATATTATAACCAACTTTAGAGAAAAAATAGGCACAGAAAATCTTAGTTATGGAGCTGTTTATTATCCGTGGTTGCAAGCCATTGTTGTACAAAAAACAACGATAACATTTCAGAATATAAACCTCCAATTAACAGAAATAGTGCACTTATTACCAGAAGCATCAGCAAAAACAGTTATTACAACCTATTTAGAATCAGAAGATTTTAGCCAAGAAAACAATGCAAACCTTCATGCAAGTCTTATTATAAATAGCCCAACTTACAATACAATTATTGATAGTATGCATTTGCTATTAAACAGGTTGCCGCCTTCTGCTGCAATGGCAGGTATTTACACAAGAGTAGATAATGATAGAGGCGTTTGGAATGCACCCGCAAATGTAAATGTTTCAAGCGTACTTAAACCAGTAGTACATATTACAAGTGATGAGCAACAAGATTTAAATGTTTCATTTGATGGTAAATCTATAAATGCAATTAGAGCCTTTCCTGGAAATGGTATTTTAGTTTGGGGAGCTCGTACTTTAGATGGAAATAGTAACGATTGGCGTTATATTAATGTTCGTAGAACAATAATTATGATAGAACAATCCATTAAACTAGCTTTAAAAGCCTATGCTTTTGAACCCAATAATTTAAATACATGGAATTCTGTAAAAAGTATGATTAACAATTACCTTACTATAATGTGGAGAAACGGCGCTTTAGCAGGAACAAAACCAGAAGATGCTTTTAGTGTTATTATTGGTTTAGGTAACACCATGACAAGTACAGATATATTAGAAGGTAGAATGTTGGTTACTGTAATGTTAGCAATTGTAAGACCTGCCGAATTTATTCTAGTAAGGTTTGAGCAAAAAACACAAGAAGCATAA
- a CDS encoding ABC transporter ATP-binding protein, which translates to MSKILKINDLEKTYTSGSKKLTVISNISFEVEKGSIFSIVGPSGSGKTTLLGLCAGLDYPTSGAIELCGAPLQDLNEDELAGLRNKEVGFIFQNFQLLPTLTALENVIVPLELQGEKNAAKSGIELLTKVGLADRLHHYPSQLSGGEQQRVALARAFANKPSILFADEPTGNLDEETGEKVIQLLFELNKEAGTTLVIITHDLDLANRTQQILRLKGGKIISNEKTANI; encoded by the coding sequence ATGTCAAAGATATTAAAGATTAATGATTTAGAGAAAACTTATACAAGTGGTTCTAAAAAATTAACAGTAATTAGTAACATTTCTTTTGAAGTAGAAAAAGGAAGTATTTTCTCTATTGTTGGGCCTTCTGGAAGTGGAAAAACAACCTTATTAGGCTTGTGTGCCGGTTTAGATTATCCTACTTCTGGTGCTATTGAATTATGTGGAGCACCTTTGCAAGATTTAAATGAAGATGAACTTGCTGGTTTACGTAACAAAGAAGTTGGCTTTATTTTTCAGAATTTTCAATTGTTACCAACCTTAACAGCTTTAGAAAATGTAATTGTTCCGTTAGAATTACAAGGTGAAAAAAATGCCGCTAAATCAGGAATTGAATTACTTACAAAAGTAGGTTTGGCAGATCGTCTGCATCATTATCCGTCACAATTATCTGGAGGAGAGCAACAAAGAGTTGCTTTGGCAAGAGCGTTTGCTAACAAACCTTCAATTTTATTTGCAGATGAACCTACAGGAAACTTAGACGAAGAAACAGGCGAGAAGGTAATTCAGTTATTGTTTGAATTGAATAAAGAAGCCGGTACAACTTTGGTAATTATTACACACGATTTAGATTTGGCAAATAGAACCCAACAAATATTACGATTAAAAGGAGGGAAGATCATTTCTAACGAAAAAACAGCCAACATTTAA
- a CDS encoding NAD(P)H-dependent oxidoreductase, whose product MKKILILFSHPKFEKSRVNLSLINHIKYKENVTFHDLYEQYPDFHIDVNAEKELLNKHDVIIWHHPFYWYSCPPLMKQWIDMVLEFNWAYGPKGNALQNKICLNTITTGGTKEVYCSEGYNSFTIKQFLRPFEQTAILCGMEYFPPFAVMGTHNLSDEVLEDYTINYGKFIDLLQDGLDINDLENKSFLNDIPQLKL is encoded by the coding sequence ATGAAAAAAATTCTAATTTTATTTTCGCATCCTAAATTCGAAAAATCGAGAGTTAATCTATCATTGATTAACCATATTAAATACAAGGAAAACGTAACTTTTCATGATTTGTATGAGCAATATCCAGATTTTCATATTGACGTAAATGCCGAAAAAGAATTACTTAATAAGCATGATGTTATCATTTGGCATCATCCTTTTTATTGGTACAGTTGTCCGCCTTTAATGAAACAGTGGATTGATATGGTGTTAGAATTCAATTGGGCTTATGGACCAAAAGGCAACGCTTTACAAAACAAGATTTGTTTAAATACAATTACAACAGGCGGTACTAAAGAAGTTTACTGCTCTGAAGGGTATAATAGTTTTACCATTAAACAATTTTTAAGACCTTTTGAGCAAACTGCTATTTTGTGTGGTATGGAATATTTTCCTCCATTTGCAGTAATGGGTACTCATAATTTATCTGATGAAGTATTAGAGGATTACACTATTAACTACGGAAAATTTATAGATTTATTACAAGATGGATTAGATATTAATGATCTTGAAAATAAGTCGTTTTTAAATGATATTCCACAACTAAAACTTTAA
- a CDS encoding DUF4437 domain-containing protein, which translates to MKKSIITFVAILFCIYTNAQTPTTDAVKSKNEVVTADNVEWGWLNPLRGDKSPAAGKLWGDRTKNEPAGFLVKFKKGFSSPAHIHNITYRGVVIKGLLHNDDENAEKQWLPAGSYWQQPAGEAHITAAGSQENMAFLDIQEGPYLVQPTSEAFDNGEKPVNVDKTNLVWLNANDIEWVAAKSNVETAFLWGSHNKNQLRATLLKLPAGFSGKIKNLSPNFRAVVISGGLMQQFSKKGVVNQLNAPSYFGAEENATSIISTDKETVIYIRSNGKFELTLR; encoded by the coding sequence ATGAAAAAAAGTATAATCACTTTCGTAGCAATATTATTTTGTATTTATACAAACGCACAAACACCAACAACAGATGCTGTAAAATCAAAAAATGAAGTAGTAACTGCAGACAACGTAGAATGGGGTTGGTTAAATCCGCTACGAGGAGATAAAAGTCCAGCCGCAGGAAAACTTTGGGGAGATAGAACTAAAAATGAGCCAGCAGGATTTTTAGTGAAATTCAAGAAAGGATTTTCTTCGCCAGCACATATTCATAACATTACTTATCGAGGTGTAGTTATTAAAGGTTTATTACATAACGATGATGAAAATGCTGAAAAACAATGGCTACCAGCAGGTTCCTATTGGCAACAACCAGCAGGTGAAGCACATATAACTGCAGCAGGTAGTCAAGAAAACATGGCTTTTTTAGATATTCAAGAAGGTCCATACTTGGTGCAGCCAACTTCTGAAGCTTTTGATAATGGTGAAAAACCTGTAAACGTAGACAAAACCAATTTAGTTTGGTTAAATGCTAATGATATAGAGTGGGTTGCTGCAAAAAGTAATGTAGAAACCGCATTTTTATGGGGGAGCCACAATAAAAATCAATTACGTGCAACGCTTTTAAAATTACCAGCAGGTTTCAGTGGGAAAATCAAAAATTTGAGCCCCAATTTTAGAGCTGTAGTTATTTCTGGAGGATTAATGCAACAGTTTTCTAAAAAAGGAGTTGTAAACCAATTAAATGCTCCATCTTATTTTGGGGCTGAAGAAAATGCAACTTCAATAATTTCTACGGATAAAGAAACAGTTATTTACATAAGAAGTAATGGCAAGTTTGAATTGACTTTAAGATAG
- the nfsB gene encoding oxygen-insensitive NAD(P)H nitroreductase — MNLKEVLNWRYTTKEYNPTKKISDADMAEVKNLLRMSPSSVNLQPWHFIVAETTEGKARIAKGTQGFFHFNEPKVTNASAVVLFCVKTDADDTYFNHIADSEDKNGRFPNEDIKNGYLGAVKAFAGIHKYDLKDLQHWMEKQVYLNIGSFLLGVASLGIDATPMEGIDVKALDEEFGLREKGYTSLVAVSLGYRAESDFNSTEKTPKSRLAESEIFTQI, encoded by the coding sequence ATGAATTTAAAAGAAGTATTAAACTGGAGATACACAACAAAGGAATATAACCCAACTAAAAAAATATCTGATGCAGATATGGCCGAAGTTAAAAATTTATTAAGAATGAGTCCATCAAGTGTAAATTTACAACCTTGGCATTTTATAGTTGCTGAAACTACAGAAGGTAAAGCACGTATTGCAAAAGGAACACAAGGCTTTTTTCATTTTAACGAACCAAAAGTAACAAACGCTTCAGCTGTTGTATTGTTTTGTGTTAAAACTGATGCTGATGACACCTATTTTAATCATATTGCCGATTCTGAAGACAAAAATGGAAGGTTTCCCAATGAAGACATCAAAAACGGATACCTAGGAGCTGTTAAGGCTTTTGCAGGTATTCATAAATACGATTTAAAAGATTTACAACATTGGATGGAAAAACAAGTATATCTTAATATTGGAAGCTTTTTATTAGGAGTTGCAAGTTTAGGGATTGATGCTACACCAATGGAAGGAATAGATGTAAAAGCGTTAGATGAAGAATTTGGTTTAAGAGAAAAAGGATACACTTCTTTAGTTGCCGTATCTTTAGGCTATAGAGCGGAATCTGATTTTAATTCAACAGAAAAAACGCCAAAATCTAGATTAGCTGAAAGTGAAATTTTCACTCAAATATAA
- a CDS encoding winged helix-turn-helix transcriptional regulator, producing MIHKYNGKEYPCCASLTMGIIGGKWKTVILFHLIGKTLRYNELRKEIPTVTERTLSLQLKTLEEDGIVKRKVYTSKPPLKVEYSLTDLGKTLIPVVQSIADWGVFVVEEQGEIAV from the coding sequence ATGATACATAAATATAACGGAAAAGAGTACCCTTGTTGTGCAAGTTTAACAATGGGAATTATTGGCGGAAAATGGAAAACTGTAATTCTATTTCATTTAATTGGAAAAACTTTACGTTATAATGAATTAAGAAAGGAAATTCCTACAGTTACTGAACGTACCTTAAGTTTACAACTTAAAACTTTGGAGGAAGATGGTATTGTAAAAAGAAAGGTTTACACATCTAAACCACCTCTAAAAGTAGAATATTCTTTAACAGATTTAGGTAAAACTTTAATTCCAGTTGTACAATCTATTGCAGATTGGGGTGTTTTTGTAGTAGAAGAGCAAGGTGAAATTGCAGTTTAA
- a CDS encoding arylesterase, translating into MLKNNHLTKNNHNLTSTIFLKLCYFSFLIVLISCKTDAPKKGIISEEVNSKTATETPEKSTSKKIVFFGDSLTAGLGLDDVNDAFPGIIQHNIDSLQLGYTVINSGISGETTAGGKNRIDWVLNQEPTIFILELGANDGLRGVPLKETKTNLQAIITAVKTKYPATKIVLAGMQIPPNMGQEYTAEFKNIFPVLVEKNDLYLIPFLLENVGGITSLNQADGIHPTKEGHKILAKNVWEVLESML; encoded by the coding sequence ATGCTGAAAAATAATCATTTAACGAAGAATAACCACAACTTAACAAGCACAATTTTCTTAAAGTTATGTTATTTTTCTTTCTTAATTGTATTGATTTCTTGTAAAACGGATGCTCCTAAAAAGGGAATTATTTCTGAGGAAGTAAACTCTAAAACAGCCACGGAAACTCCTGAAAAAAGTACTTCTAAAAAGATTGTTTTTTTTGGAGATAGTTTAACCGCAGGTTTAGGTTTAGACGATGTAAATGATGCTTTTCCAGGAATTATACAACACAATATAGATTCTTTACAGTTAGGTTATACGGTTATCAACTCTGGTATTAGTGGAGAAACTACAGCCGGCGGAAAAAATAGAATTGATTGGGTTTTAAATCAAGAACCAACCATTTTTATTTTAGAATTAGGTGCAAATGATGGTTTAAGAGGTGTTCCTTTAAAAGAAACAAAAACTAATTTACAAGCCATTATTACGGCTGTAAAAACAAAATATCCTGCAACAAAAATTGTGTTGGCAGGTATGCAAATACCTCCAAATATGGGACAAGAATATACTGCCGAATTTAAAAATATATTTCCTGTTTTGGTTGAGAAAAACGACTTGTATTTAATTCCTTTTTTACTAGAAAATGTGGGTGGAATTACTTCGTTAAACCAAGCCGATGGAATTCATCCTACAAAAGAAGGTCATAAAATATTAGCAAAAAATGTTTGGGAGGTTTTGGAATCTATGCTTTAG
- a CDS encoding ABC transporter permease: protein MAWRDGKASISRLMLFMASIILGIAAVVSIQLFSENLKDNIKLQSKSLMGADFIIDSRKAPSEKVLQIIDSLGATASEVNFVSMAAFPKNEATKLVKVRALEGNFPFYGSLTTVPENAGENYQQLGGALVDATLLLQYNLNPGDSIKLGKVTFPIIGALKSIPGSTAISSSIAPSVLIPFRFLAQTELLQLGSRSEYQYFFKAPEMDLELLEEKIDPILDDEEADLDTHTSTSQRLGKRYENVSRFLNLVAFIALLLGCIGIASSVHIYIKEKLKNVAVLKCLGASRRQSFLIYLIQIIGIGLIGGLIGAAIGTSLQFAFPYILQDFLPFDVAISISFQPILMGIVLGVIMSVLFALLPLLGTWYVSPLEVLRGSEDNLQKPKKARILVLIAILLFVFLFSFWMLKSAVNGIIFTIGIFITFAIMAGVSSLFIKLIKKFFPSSWGYTKRQSLLNLFRPNNQTMVLVLAIGLGTFLISTLYFTKDILLAKTSLENKKTDANIILMDVQSNQETALLNNFKSKGLEVIDNIPIVTMRMEKIRGKSVNEIRNDTTIKMPKWMLNREFRVSYRNTLSSTEELLEGDFPGKSEQGKPILVSIADNLAKDAQLEIGDAVVFNIQGVLMETTIGSIRKVDWSSMQVNFMILFPTGVLEKAPKFNVMTTYAPNEERSAELQRDVVKKFPNVTILDLRQVFTIVEDILDKISWIINFMAFFSILTGFIVLIGSVRNSKYQRIKESVLLRTLGAKSKQILQITALEYVYLGLLGSLTGILLSLVGSQLLATLLFKEPFVPSLIPFLVFLPGITILVVVIGLSNLKSVLNSPPLEVLRKEV from the coding sequence ATGGCTTGGAGAGATGGAAAAGCAAGCATTTCTAGATTGATGCTTTTTATGGCGTCTATAATTCTAGGAATTGCTGCGGTAGTTTCCATTCAATTGTTTAGCGAGAATTTAAAAGATAATATAAAATTACAGTCCAAATCTTTAATGGGCGCCGATTTTATTATCGATAGTAGAAAAGCACCTTCAGAAAAAGTATTACAAATTATTGATTCTTTAGGCGCAACTGCATCGGAAGTAAACTTTGTTTCCATGGCTGCTTTTCCTAAAAATGAAGCTACTAAACTAGTAAAAGTAAGAGCTTTAGAAGGTAATTTTCCTTTTTATGGAAGTTTAACCACAGTTCCAGAAAATGCTGGAGAAAACTACCAACAATTAGGTGGCGCTTTGGTAGATGCAACCTTGTTATTACAATATAATTTAAACCCTGGAGATTCTATAAAACTAGGTAAAGTTACGTTTCCTATCATTGGTGCTTTAAAATCGATTCCGGGAAGCACAGCAATTTCATCTTCAATTGCACCAAGCGTTTTAATTCCGTTTCGTTTTTTAGCACAAACAGAATTATTACAATTAGGAAGTAGGAGTGAATACCAATATTTCTTTAAAGCCCCAGAAATGGATTTAGAGTTATTGGAAGAAAAAATAGATCCTATTTTAGATGATGAAGAAGCAGATTTAGACACACACACAAGTACAAGCCAACGTTTAGGAAAAAGGTATGAGAATGTAAGCCGATTCTTAAATTTAGTTGCATTTATTGCGTTGTTATTGGGTTGTATTGGAATTGCGAGTTCTGTGCATATTTACATCAAAGAAAAACTAAAAAACGTTGCTGTTTTAAAGTGTTTAGGCGCTTCTAGAAGGCAATCTTTCTTAATTTACTTGATTCAGATTATTGGAATTGGACTTATTGGAGGTCTTATTGGTGCTGCAATTGGTACAAGTTTACAATTTGCTTTTCCGTATATTTTACAAGACTTTTTACCTTTTGATGTAGCAATTTCAATCTCATTTCAACCAATACTAATGGGAATTGTTTTAGGTGTAATAATGTCCGTTTTATTTGCATTATTACCACTTTTAGGCACTTGGTATGTTTCGCCTTTAGAAGTTTTAAGAGGTTCTGAAGACAATTTACAAAAGCCTAAAAAAGCAAGAATTCTCGTTTTAATAGCCATTTTGTTGTTTGTCTTTTTATTCTCTTTTTGGATGTTAAAAAGTGCCGTAAACGGAATTATTTTTACTATTGGTATTTTTATAACCTTTGCAATAATGGCTGGTGTTTCCAGTTTATTTATCAAACTGATTAAAAAGTTTTTCCCGAGTTCTTGGGGATACACAAAACGACAAAGTTTATTGAATTTATTTAGACCAAACAACCAAACGATGGTATTGGTTTTAGCAATTGGTTTGGGTACTTTTTTAATCAGTACGCTATATTTTACCAAAGATATTTTATTGGCAAAAACTTCTTTAGAGAATAAGAAAACTGACGCTAATATCATTTTAATGGATGTGCAAAGCAATCAAGAAACTGCACTTTTAAACAATTTTAAAAGCAAAGGTTTAGAAGTGATTGATAACATACCAATTGTTACTATGCGAATGGAAAAAATTCGTGGAAAATCTGTCAATGAAATTAGAAATGACACGACTATAAAAATGCCTAAATGGATGCTAAATCGTGAATTTAGGGTTTCTTACAGAAATACATTGTCTTCCACAGAAGAGTTGTTAGAAGGTGATTTTCCAGGAAAATCGGAACAAGGAAAACCAATTTTAGTATCTATTGCAGACAATCTTGCTAAAGATGCACAATTAGAAATTGGTGATGCAGTTGTATTTAATATTCAAGGAGTATTAATGGAAACCACTATTGGAAGTATTAGAAAAGTAGATTGGAGCAGTATGCAAGTCAACTTTATGATTTTATTTCCGACTGGAGTTTTAGAAAAAGCGCCTAAATTTAACGTGATGACAACCTATGCGCCCAATGAAGAACGTTCTGCAGAATTGCAAAGAGATGTTGTTAAGAAGTTTCCCAATGTTACTATTTTAGATTTACGTCAAGTCTTTACTATTGTAGAAGACATTTTAGATAAAATTTCGTGGATTATCAATTTCATGGCATTTTTCAGCATTCTAACAGGTTTTATTGTGCTAATTGGTTCTGTTAGAAATAGCAAGTATCAACGCATAAAAGAAAGTGTTTTGCTAAGAACTTTAGGAGCTAAAAGCAAACAAATTTTACAAATAACAGCCTTAGAATATGTGTATTTAGGTTTATTAGGAAGTTTAACTGGGATTTTATTGTCTTTAGTTGGAAGTCAATTATTGGCAACTTTGTTGTTTAAAGAACCGTTTGTACCATCATTAATTCCGTTTTTGGTCTTTCTACCAGGAATTACAATTTTAGTGGTTGTTATTGGATTGAGTAATTTAAAATCAGTATTAAATAGTCCGCCTTTAGAAGTTTTGAGGAAAGAAGTTTAG
- a CDS encoding phage tail protein encodes MAGEAQDKNWPLPKFYFTVDLGGGMADASFQEVAGLDIEAQIIEYRHGDSKIFSNQKMPGLAKYGNVTLKKGIFVKDNQFFNWYSSIKMNVVKRDTVTIKLLDEGGNPTMTWTLTNAWPTKISATDLKVDGNEVAIETIELAHEGLKITNA; translated from the coding sequence ATGGCAGGAGAAGCACAAGACAAAAATTGGCCATTACCAAAATTTTACTTTACAGTAGATTTAGGTGGAGGAATGGCAGATGCATCATTTCAAGAAGTTGCAGGATTAGATATAGAAGCACAAATTATAGAATACAGACATGGTGATTCTAAAATATTTTCGAATCAAAAAATGCCTGGATTGGCAAAATACGGCAATGTAACGCTCAAGAAAGGAATCTTTGTAAAAGATAATCAGTTTTTTAATTGGTATTCCAGCATAAAGATGAATGTAGTAAAACGCGATACAGTAACCATAAAACTGTTAGACGAAGGCGGAAATCCAACAATGACATGGACACTTACAAATGCATGGCCAACTAAAATAAGTGCTACAGATCTTAAAGTAGATGGTAATGAAGTTGCAATAGAAACCATAGAATTAGCTCACGAAGGTTTAAAAATTACAAATGCGTAA
- a CDS encoding phage tail protein — protein sequence MNETATVLGNNNAFYFTLKFSGDNGNESSFQEITGLSVTLKTEKIKEGGQNRFIHRVPTPPKYKDLVLKRGLIASPVLINWCKNTLENVGLTSKIEPKEIQISLRNAAGENMGSWQFTSAYPISWEIASLSNTSNALLIETLTLSYAYFERTL from the coding sequence ATGAATGAAACAGCTACAGTTCTTGGCAATAACAACGCGTTTTATTTTACACTTAAGTTCAGTGGAGATAACGGAAATGAATCTAGTTTTCAAGAAATTACAGGTTTAAGTGTAACTTTAAAAACTGAAAAAATAAAAGAAGGAGGCCAAAATAGATTTATTCACCGCGTTCCAACTCCTCCAAAATATAAAGATTTAGTATTAAAACGTGGTTTAATAGCAAGTCCTGTTTTAATAAACTGGTGTAAAAACACTTTGGAAAATGTTGGTTTAACTTCTAAAATTGAACCAAAAGAAATCCAAATATCATTGAGAAATGCAGCAGGAGAAAATATGGGTTCTTGGCAATTTACTAGTGCATATCCAATTAGTTGGGAAATAGCTTCACTAAGTAATACAAGCAATGCGTTACTCATTGAAACACTAACCTTAAGTTATGCTTATTTTGAAAGAACTTTATAA
- a CDS encoding monovalent cation:proton antiporter-2 (CPA2) family protein, translated as MTGSILFEAIVFLAGAILCVSIAKRLGLSSVIGYLLAGVLIGPYVLGFIGEEGQDILHFAEFGVVMMLFLIGLEIEPKNFWNMRKTILGMGGLQVGGTMLLSYLLFIGLGFDWKVSLVISMAVALSSTAIAMQTIKEKGLMDTTFGTSSFSILLFQDIIVIFMLGFIPLLANSESATTSKNHGDQATLLESLPMGFQTLAIILSVVLIIVAGKYLIVPMLRKVAKTDVRELLIAAALLIVFGISFLMEYVGISPALGAFLGGVVLSNSEFKHELESTLEPFKNLLLGLFFMAVGASINFIVIAKNPLTIGGVLITIIVLKALVLYITGAIFKLKLDQKLLLTFSLAQIGEFAFVLLSFAFGLNILSQDEMDMLLVITALSMSLTPIIGIVNERFILPKIGTKESVKRPMDHIAKSQKIILVGFGHFGSTIGRFLRSHGVEATILDHDSNRVDFLRKMGFEVYYGDATRLDLLESAGIAEAKIIICATNKIGVSKAISKIVKEKYPHVELMIRTKNRYDAYELLNLGHENIYRESLDTSLVLAKDVLSKMGFRKYTLNRQVQNFKKYDEESLRRLASEPKREEDYIFKARQELAQQEKFLNEDFKRGVVDYDHHWDSEQIRKILNKK; from the coding sequence ATGACAGGAAGTATACTTTTTGAAGCAATTGTATTTTTAGCAGGCGCTATTTTATGTGTTTCAATTGCCAAAAGATTAGGCTTAAGCTCTGTAATAGGATATTTACTAGCAGGAGTTTTAATTGGTCCGTACGTTTTAGGTTTTATAGGTGAAGAAGGACAAGACATTTTACATTTTGCGGAATTTGGGGTAGTTATGATGCTGTTTTTAATTGGACTAGAAATAGAACCAAAAAATTTCTGGAATATGAGAAAAACCATTCTAGGAATGGGAGGTTTACAAGTAGGAGGAACTATGTTACTTTCTTATCTTCTTTTTATTGGTTTAGGTTTCGACTGGAAAGTTTCATTGGTAATTTCAATGGCAGTAGCATTATCGTCAACAGCAATTGCAATGCAAACCATAAAAGAAAAAGGATTGATGGATACTACGTTTGGTACATCGTCATTTTCTATTTTATTGTTTCAAGATATCATCGTAATTTTTATGTTAGGTTTTATCCCGTTATTAGCAAATTCAGAAAGTGCTACAACATCAAAAAATCATGGAGATCAAGCTACTTTACTAGAAAGTCTTCCAATGGGTTTTCAAACATTAGCAATTATATTATCTGTTGTTTTAATTATAGTTGCTGGTAAATATTTAATAGTACCAATGTTAAGAAAAGTTGCAAAAACAGACGTTAGAGAATTACTTATTGCCGCAGCTTTGTTAATTGTCTTTGGAATTTCCTTTTTAATGGAGTATGTAGGAATAAGTCCTGCTTTAGGAGCGTTTTTAGGTGGAGTTGTATTATCTAATAGTGAGTTTAAACACGAGCTAGAAAGTACTTTAGAACCCTTTAAAAACTTATTATTAGGGTTATTCTTTATGGCGGTTGGTGCTTCTATTAACTTTATTGTAATCGCTAAAAATCCGCTTACAATTGGTGGAGTTTTAATTACAATTATAGTTCTAAAAGCCCTTGTTTTATATATTACAGGCGCTATTTTTAAGCTAAAATTAGACCAAAAACTATTGTTAACTTTTAGTTTAGCGCAAATAGGGGAATTTGCTTTTGTATTGCTATCATTTGCCTTTGGATTGAACATTTTGTCGCAAGATGAAATGGATATGCTGCTTGTAATTACTGCATTATCGATGTCTTTAACACCAATAATTGGTATTGTAAATGAACGTTTTATTCTTCCTAAAATAGGTACAAAAGAATCTGTAAAAAGACCAATGGATCATATTGCGAAATCACAAAAAATAATATTGGTTGGTTTTGGTCATTTTGGAAGTACAATTGGTCGTTTTTTACGATCTCATGGAGTAGAAGCAACCATTTTAGATCATGATTCTAATCGAGTAGATTTTCTTCGAAAAATGGGTTTCGAAGTCTATTATGGAGATGCAACACGATTAGACTTGTTAGAATCTGCAGGCATTGCAGAAGCTAAAATTATTATTTGTGCTACCAATAAAATAGGGGTTTCGAAAGCAATTAGTAAAATTGTGAAAGAAAAATATCCGCATGTAGAATTAATGATTCGTACAAAAAACAGGTACGATGCTTATGAATTATTAAATCTTGGGCACGAAAATATTTATAGAGAATCATTAGACACTTCTTTAGTTTTAGCTAAAGATGTTTTAAGTAAAATGGGGTTCAGAAAATATACATTAAACAGACAAGTACAGAACTTTAAGAAGTATGATGAAGAAAGTTTAAGACGATTAGCTTCTGAGCCAAAACGAGAAGAAGACTATATTTTTAAGGCAAGACAAGAACTTGCGCAACAAGAGAAGTTTTTAAACGAAGATTTTAAAAGAGGTGTTGTAGATTATGATCATCATTGGGATAGTGAACAGATTAGAAAAATTTTAAATAAAAAATAA